The genomic segment ATGCTCCGGCTGACCGTGATCGCCAGCCTGGGTGGTCTGCTCTTCGGTTTCGACACGGGCGTGATCGCGGGCGCGCTGGTGTACCTCAACGAGGACTTCCAGTTGACCGCCGTCACCGAGGGGCTTGTCGTCACCTCGCTGCTCTTCCCCGGTGCGACGGCGGGTGCGCTTCTGGGCGGCCCCATCGCTGACCGTGTGGGGCGGAAGAAGTCGCTGGTCATCGCCGGCGTGATCTTCGTGATCAGTACGGTCGCCTGTGCTCTGGCTCCCAGCGTCGCCTTCCTGATCGTGGCGCGCATCGCGCTCGGCTACGCCGTCGGCGTCGCATCCGTCGTCGTTCCGCTGTACCTCGCCGAGATGGCGCCGGCCTCGCAGCGGGGCCGCATCGTCACGGTGAACCAACTCATGCTGGTCATAGGCCTGTTCCTGGCATTCGTCATGAACGCGGTGCTCGCCAACCTGATCAACGACCATGTCGTGTGGCGCTACATGCTCGGCGTCGCTGTCATTCCGGCCGTCGGGCTTCTTGTCGGCATGCTCAGCCTGCCCGACACCCCTCGTTGGTACGCGAGCAAGAAGATGTGGTCGGAGGCAAGACTCACTCTGCAGCGGGCGCACGTCGCCAGCCGGGTGGAGGCCGAGTACAAGCAGATCACTGCCATCGTCGAAGCGGACGAGATCCAGGGCAAGATCTCCGTCTTCGCCACTCTGCGCAGTGAGCCGTGGATGAAGCGTCTGATCCTGATCGGCATCATCCTGGCGATGGCCCAGCAGACCACAGGCATCAACGTGGTCATGTACTACGCGCCGACCGTGCTGGAGGACTCCGGCCTCACCCGATCCGCGTCACTGCTCGCCTCCGTCACCGTCGGCATCACGATGATCGTCTGCACGGTGGTGGGTATGTGGATTCTCGGTGTGATGGGGCGTCGCAAGATGATGCTGCTCGGTTTCGGTGGTGTCGCCGCCTCACACCTGGGGCTCCTCGTCACGTATCTGCTGCCCGACTCGGACCTGCGCTCGTACCTGATCCTGTTCTTCATGCTGCTCGTGACGGCGTTCATGGTGACCTTCCTGGGCACCACAGGCTTCCTCGTGCTCTCGGAGCTGTTCCCGTTGCCGATCCGCGGCTTCGCCATGGGCGCTTCCCTCGGCGGGCTGTGGCTCGCCAATTCCCTCATCTCGTTCCTCTTCCCGATCCTCGCCGAGCGGATCGGATCGATGGCAGTATTCTCCGGATTCATGGTGCTCAACGTTCTGGCGGCGCTGTTCGCAGTTCGTTGGATTCCGGAAACCAAGGGACGCACCTTGGAAGAGCTCGAGGTTGAACTGCGTGACCGTTACACCGGCACGGTTACCGAGCGCCCCTGACCTGACGCCACCCCGCCCTCCTCGGTATCTGCCGGTCCGACCCGCCGGATCGGCAGATACCGGGTTCCCTCATGACAGAAAGTGAGACCCAAGATGACTGCACGCAGGTTCGCCGGAAAGGTCGTCTTCGTGACCGGGGCCGGTAGCGGCATCGGCCGCGCCACGGCGACAGCGTTCGCGGCCGAAGGCGCCGACGTGGTGGTGGCCGATATCGACACGGTCGGCAACGAAGAGACGGCTCGGATCGCCGCCGAGCACGGTGGCCGGGTGCTCGCCGTCAAGTGCGACGTGACCTCCTCCAGCGACATCCAGGCCGCTGTCAATCGGACGGTCCAGGAATTCGGTCGCCTCGATGTCGCGTTCAACAACGCCGGCATCGAACAGCCGCCGGCCCCCCTCGTCGACATCTCCGAGGATGAGTGGTCACGGCTGCTCGACGTCAACCTGCGTAGCGCTTTCTTGTGCATGAAGTATGAGATCCCCGCAATGCTCGAGAACGGCGGCGGCTCTATCGTCAACACCTCGTCCGGCGCGGGCGTCGTCGGTATCGGAGGTCAGGCCGCGTACGTCGCCGCCAAGCACGGACTGATCGGCCTGACGAAATCGGTGGCCCTGGACTATGCCGCGCAGGGCGTCAGGGTCAACGCGGTCTGCCCGGGCATCATCGAGACCCCGATGATGGACAGGTTTTCCGGCGGCACCCCCGAAGGCCGGGCCCGAGTGATCGGTCAGGAACCCGTCGGCAGGATGGGCAGGCCCGAGGAGATCGCTTCCGCGGTGCTCTGGCTTTCTTCTGATCTCGGCGCATTCGCGACCGGCCATGCAATGGTCATCGACGGCGGCCAGACGGTCGGCATCTGACTCGCGCCTGTCCGTCGGTCCGGACCCATCACGAGGGTTCAGGCCGACGGAATCGCGAGATGCGACTTCGTACGAGGCGCGGTCGTCCGCCGGAGCAGACCCGCACCAGGGAGCCGCGACCTCCGGACGTCGGGGCGGAGTGCGCCCCTTGTCCTTGATGTCGGTGAGGGCTCCTTCCCGATCGTGGCCGTCACCGAGTCGTCGCCATTCCTGAGGAGCGCGATGTGCTCCTGAAACGGCGGAGGCTGCGGTATGCCCGCGCTCTCCGCCGGGCGGTGCGTTCACAGTGTGCTCCGCCCCCGCCTCGTTCGGTGGAATACAGATCACAACATGGAAGGGTCCACAATCATGGCTGGAGAGCATCGCGAATTTCAGTCGCGCTTGATCGTCACCGCACTTGATGCCGACGGCAGGTCGACGTTCGTGAGTGACGGTCCGACGACTGACCGACTCGTCGCCGACGGCTACACCCGCAATCACCTGTGGCAGGCGACGCAAGTGCCGACGCCGGTGATGGCGCCGAACGGTCCCGGCGGCGCCTCGATCATCCCGCCGCCGCCGGCCGGGTACAACTACGTCATCACGGCCTTTGCTCCCGACAGTGAATGGGACTACGAGGGAGGCTATGCGCGGATCCTGGCGGAGTCGGGTGCCGGGGACGCGGTCGATCCCACGGATGCCCCCGGTATGCACACGACGGACACGATCGATATCGTCACCGTGATTTCCGGGGAGGCGTGCGTTCTGCTCGACGCGGGCGAGACGACCATGAGACAGGGCGACACCATCATTCAGCGCGGCACCAAGCACGCCTGGCGAAATCGGACCGACAGGCCCTGCGTGGTCTCAGCGGTTCACATCAGCGTGATCCGCTGACCCTCCATTGACCTCTTGCAGCGTTGCCACTACAGGGTGCGGACGGCTGCGGCGGTGAACGACAACAGGGTGACGATGACACCGTGACCCACTGGGCCACGGCGTGAGGCAGGTCGAGCGCGGCAGAACAGGGAACAACGCGGCTACTCCACCTGTGGGTTGACGCTCCCAACCCGTCGCCCGTCGGATGAGCACCTGTGCACCCGTGGATGCCCGCGCCACCAGAAGGGACAACCCCATGCACCGCGAGAACCCTGACCTGTCCCCCTTTGCTCGTCGCGTGATCGTGGGCATCAACGACACCGGGGCGTCCACGGTCGTCGCCGACGAGCGGGACATGCCCTGCACTCGGCTCCCCAATGGAATCCTGCTGCAGGAGGTGTGGCAACAGCGAGGTATCCCCGCCGCAGCGGACGATCGGCCGAAGCCCGACTGGACGCTGGGGCCTGCCGCACCGACCGAAGGAGCATCGTGCGGATCCTTACGGTGCCGACCGCGAACGGCGACGAGCTCGCAGAACCGGATCTCCACACAGACCCTTCTTTGCATGTGATCACGATGCTCAGCGATGAACTGATCGTCATCCTGGAAGACGGCGAGGTGACGCTCGGCGTCGGAGACTCGGTCGTATTGCGGGATAGCATGCATGATCTCCGAAATGTGCAAACCCGACCGGCAACGTTCGTGTATACCTCCGTTCCTCTTACCAGGAGTGGGTCAGAGTGCTGAGGGGACTGAGGGGACGCAGGAAGATTCCGCGCCGGACGAGCCTCCGAGGAGCATCGCGTAGATGAACCGGTAGATCGCCTCGGGTGCGCCCCCCGGCCCGGACACCGCCGTGTCCCCGTTCCCGAGCCTCAGCAGCCGCTGCCGCCCTCTTGTCTCCACATGCGGAAGCAACAGCGGGAACTTCACAGATAGTTGATCACGAGCTCATCACGAGTCTCATCCGGATGCGTCTACCGCACACTCAGGAATCGGGGGTGGTTCGGGAGGACCAGCCATGGCTGATGCCCAGACGCCGGTGTGGTGACGTTCGTCGCATGGCCACCTGCTCCTCCGGGACGCTGTGACGTGCTGGTTGAGACTGCGGTCATCGCTCCTTGGTTGATCGCCGCGGTCCGCGACGCGGCCGAGCGCCTGCGATGGCGGTGGACCTGCAGGGCAGGATCGCCGCCCTGCCACCGGTCATGTTCGCCGCACCCGGCCGGCACGTCACCTATGTGCCGCGCCGAAGCGTGAAGCGGGCCTCCGAGGGCTATTGCGGCGAGGGAAAACGGCCGCCAAAGACTCTCTGATCATCGCGGACACAGCCTGCGTGCGCCGCCTCCGGACAGGGCTTTGGTCGGCTCGATGGCCGCCTCGATGCCTTTGAGGGCCGGGGACCGGTGCAGGCCGCGACACGCCCTGAGGCCCCGGTCAGCCGGTCTCGCCGACCGGCAAGGGTGCCGCTTCAGGGGGCACCGAGTTCGGCGCTGATCTTCGCCGCACACCCTCGGACCTTCTCGACGGAGCTGTCCAGTTGCGGCTTCGCCGGCCGAGAAGCGGCGCCCGAGATGGCCACTGCCGCGATCACTTCACCGGTGCGGTCGTGGATGGGTGCCGCCACCGCGCGCAAGCTGTGTTCGTACTCTTCGTCGTCGAGCGCGAACGCGCTATCGCGAACCACTGTCAGATGCTTCCGGAGCTCCGCGGCGGTGGAGATCATGGTGTCCGTGCGCCGGATCAGCGGGCCGTCCGGGTAGAGCGCGTGCAGCTCGGACTCCGGCAGGGCTGCCAGCAACACCTCGCCCATCGCCGTGGTGTGGGCCTCGTCGCGTTTGCCGACCCAGGAGTGCATGCGCACGGCGTACGAGCCGTCCACTAGGGCGACTGTCACGGCGGCGTGCCCTTCCAGCACACCCACGTGGCACGTCTCGCTCAACTCCTCGACCAGCGCCTGCATGTGGCGTTCCGATACGGTCGCCAGATCAGTGCTTGCGGATGCGAGGGCCCCGAGCTGGATCAGCTTGCCGCTGAGCCGGAAACCGGGCCCACTGGCGACTGAGCTGCTCCGGCTTTTGTAGCGTCCGGTGATCTTGTTCGTCCATCCCCTCCCTTGCTTCCCGGGCTTGGGGGGCCGTGGACGCGACCATCACCTGCATTCGCACGCGTGCAGCGGCCGAGCCTGGCCAGGGAGGGCAATGCCGATGGCGCAAACGTGAGGCCGGCCGCCGACCTGCCTCCCGGCGTCGTTCGGGAGCAGTGGCACAGTGGCGCGCGTCCACCGCGGTATGCGATGCGCCCTCTGATGCTGAGGAAGCAGGCTCCTCACGCGAGACGCCGACTGATCTCAGCAACGTCGGCAACGGATTCCAGGTTCTTGATCAGTTCGATGACGACCTCGACCTGTTCAGGCGGAGGAGGGCATGCCGCAGCGGCTGCGCAGTCCCGGAACTTTCCTGACAGGTCATCCCACGTGGTGGGCTTATCCGGACTACCTGGATAACCGGCCCCGTGCTTGGCGAAAGTCCGGCCGTCTGTGGTCGTCATCTCGATGCGCCCCGGAGGGAGTTCGAGCTTCCAGTCGAGGGAACTGTCCTCGACGGGGACGACCTTGGCGGCTGTGGCGCGGACTCGCCGGTCGCGGACTCCCTCCTCGGTGAAATGTGCGAGCCTGACCGACCCATGAACGGCTGCCAGTGCAATGAGGTACGGGAGGCTGAACTTTGCGTCGACAAGTGTCTGCGGCGCCCTTCGGACGTCCAGAGGGGTGCACATGAGGTTGTGGTAGTCCCCCACGAAGACGCGAATCTCCTCGATGGCTTCTGGCTCCAGGTCGTGTTCCGACATGAGCTCGATCGTCGCGTGAATATGGCTGTGCGATGTTCCGACCGAGGGCCAGGTTTTGTACAAGGTGCCTGCGCCTCGGTAGTCGCTACCGAGTTCGGCCAGCATCAGCTCGCGATCGTACTGACCAGCGAAGAAGGTGTTGAAGACGCCGACGGGGCCTTCGAACAGTCGGTCAACGCCAGTTAGGCCCTTTTCGGCCAGCAGCGCAGCTGTGACGGCGCCTCGCGCCGAGAATCCCGCATAGAGCGCCCTGAGGTCGCTGCCCGTGCCGGCGATGACTTCCATGACCCCGGCGGACTGCTGACTTGCGATGCCGAGCGCATGCTGGAGGGCGGAGCCAGACAGGCCCAGCACGCGGGACGCCGCGGCAGTCGCGGCGTAGATGCCGAGAACGCTGGACAGGTTCCAGTCCTTGCGCCATCCGACGTGGCACCGCAGGCGGGCGAAGATGTCCTGTCCGGCCGCGACGGCAGCGATCAGGTCGGCGCCGGTCACCGAACCCTTGCGCTCAGACACAGCCATGGCAGTCGGCACCACCGAACTCGCGGCGTGTTGACCCCAGGGCGTTTGGTCGTCGAAGTCCAGACAGTGAGCCAAGCCGCCGTTGGCGAAGGCGGCGTTCACCGCCGGGACCCGCAGACCCAGCCCCCATACAGACGCTTCGCCCCGACCGCCGTCCCCCTTCACCAAGTCAAGGAGAGCTTGGGCCGCCGGTTCCGCACCACTCGCTGCCAGGGCGACACCCAGGGTGTCGAGGATGCTCATCTTCGCCGCCTCGATCGCAGGGCTGTCCAAAGCCTCGATGGTGACGGTCGCTGCCATCGCTGCGAAGTGGTGAGAGGCGTCTTGTTCGGTTCCGGGCATGCCGCACCTCGTTCCGTGAGAGTGCAAGACACTTTACGATATGTCTATGGTCTGACAGTATCCCTGATGTGATAGTTGTGATGCCTGGTGAAGGTGCAATGTCCCAGGCTGGAGGGCGACCATGACCTGGACTTCGCAAACAAGGTGGCCTTCGTCGCCGGAGCGTCGAGCGGGCATTGGCCGCGCCGCCGCGCTGGCCTTCGCGCGCGCCGGTGCCTCGGTGGCAGCGGTCGACATCGACGAGGAGGGTGCAGCGGAAACCGTTCGCCAGATTGAGAAGGGCGGCGGAACCGCGATCGCGCTCACCTGCGACGTGACCTCTCAGGCGGCGGTCTCGGGAGCGGTCCAGGCGACCCTCGACAGTTTCGGCCGACTCGACGCAGCGTTCAACAACGCCGGGATCGAGCAGCCGGTCGCACCCCTGGCCGAGATCAGCGCGACCGACCTCGACCACTTGATCGCGGTCAACCTCAAGGGCGTCTTCCTGTGCATGCAGAGCCAGGTGCCCGCGATGCTCGCCGGAGGTGGAGGCACCATCGTCAACACCGCCTCCGGCGCCGGCGTGGTCGGTATCGCGGGCCAGGCCGTCTATTGCGCGACCAAGTTCGGGGTGGTCGGCATGACCAAGGCGGCGGCTCTCGACTACGCCGCGCTCGGTGTGCGGATCAACGCCGTGTGCCCCGGGATCATCCAGACCCCGATGATGGACCGATTCACTGGGGGCACCGACGAGGGCCGTGCCCGGGTTGTAGCGCAAGAACCAATCGGCCGGATGGGGTCCCCCGAAGAGATCGCCGACGCGGTCCTGTGGTTGTCGTCGGATGCGTCGTCCTTCGTCGTGGGCCACGCCATGGTCGTGGACGGCGGGCAGACGGTTTGACGCCGTCCAGCCCGAGAGCGGTTCGGACTCGACGAGAAAGAGATGTGGATGGCCAGGATCGGCTTCATCGGAGTGGGCGCGATGGGTTCCTCGATCGCCAGTCGGCTGGTGAACGGTCACGACCTCCTGGTCAGCGACCACAACCCTGCTGCTGCCGCGGAGTTGGTGACTCAGGGGGCTCGATTCGCGACACCGGAAGAGATCGCTGAGGAGTGCCGGACCATCTTCCTCTGCCTTCCCGGCCCTCTCCAGGTGAAGGATCTGCTGCTGGGCCCCAAGGGCCTGGCGTTCGGCCTCACAGCGGGAACGATCATCATCGACACCACCACGGGCACCCCCGCCACAGACGCGGAGTTGGTGGCAACGCTCTCGGAACGGCAGGTGACCTACGTCGACTCCCCGATCGCCGGTGGCGTGCGAAGGGCGCGCGAGGGAACCGCCACGCTCATGGTTGGTGCCGACCCCGATGTCTTTGCCGGGATCCAGGACCTGCTTCATGAAGTGACGACCGAGGTGGTCAATGTCGGCCCGGTCGGGTCGGGTCACGCGATGAAACTCGTCAACAACCTGCTCAACGCGTGCAACCGCTTTGCAGCGTTGGAGACCATCCGTCTGGGAGTCGCGGCAGGGATGAGGCAAGAGGTCGTCGTCGACGTCATCAACAGGTCGAGCGGCCGGAACTACGCCACGGAGTACACATTTCCGCAGCTGCTCTCAGGAGAAGCGTACAAGCCACAGGGGTTCACCCTCCAACTCATGCTCAAGGACGTCCGCCTGGCGAACGAGCTCGCGGAGGCCCTTGGCCACTCGACTCCGATCGGCAACCTGGTGCAGGAGTTCACACAGCAGGCGATCGAACGTTTCGGCCCCACCGCTGACCAGAGCCGGATGATGGCCGAGTGGTACGACGCATGACCGACACCGGACATACGAG from the Streptomyces sp. NBC_00310 genome contains:
- a CDS encoding cupin domain-containing protein translates to MAGEHREFQSRLIVTALDADGRSTFVSDGPTTDRLVADGYTRNHLWQATQVPTPVMAPNGPGGASIIPPPPAGYNYVITAFAPDSEWDYEGGYARILAESGAGDAVDPTDAPGMHTTDTIDIVTVISGEACVLLDAGETTMRQGDTIIQRGTKHAWRNRTDRPCVVSAVHISVIR
- a CDS encoding glucose 1-dehydrogenase; its protein translation is MTWTSQTRWPSSPERRAGIGRAAALAFARAGASVAAVDIDEEGAAETVRQIEKGGGTAIALTCDVTSQAAVSGAVQATLDSFGRLDAAFNNAGIEQPVAPLAEISATDLDHLIAVNLKGVFLCMQSQVPAMLAGGGGTIVNTASGAGVVGIAGQAVYCATKFGVVGMTKAAALDYAALGVRINAVCPGIIQTPMMDRFTGGTDEGRARVVAQEPIGRMGSPEEIADAVLWLSSDASSFVVGHAMVVDGGQTV
- a CDS encoding glucose 1-dehydrogenase; its protein translation is MTARRFAGKVVFVTGAGSGIGRATATAFAAEGADVVVADIDTVGNEETARIAAEHGGRVLAVKCDVTSSSDIQAAVNRTVQEFGRLDVAFNNAGIEQPPAPLVDISEDEWSRLLDVNLRSAFLCMKYEIPAMLENGGGSIVNTSSGAGVVGIGGQAAYVAAKHGLIGLTKSVALDYAAQGVRVNAVCPGIIETPMMDRFSGGTPEGRARVIGQEPVGRMGRPEEIASAVLWLSSDLGAFATGHAMVIDGGQTVGI
- a CDS encoding NAD(P)-dependent oxidoreductase, producing MWMARIGFIGVGAMGSSIASRLVNGHDLLVSDHNPAAAAELVTQGARFATPEEIAEECRTIFLCLPGPLQVKDLLLGPKGLAFGLTAGTIIIDTTTGTPATDAELVATLSERQVTYVDSPIAGGVRRAREGTATLMVGADPDVFAGIQDLLHEVTTEVVNVGPVGSGHAMKLVNNLLNACNRFAALETIRLGVAAGMRQEVVVDVINRSSGRNYATEYTFPQLLSGEAYKPQGFTLQLMLKDVRLANELAEALGHSTPIGNLVQEFTQQAIERFGPTADQSRMMAEWYDA
- a CDS encoding MmgE/PrpD family protein; this translates as MPGTEQDASHHFAAMAATVTIEALDSPAIEAAKMSILDTLGVALAASGAEPAAQALLDLVKGDGGRGEASVWGLGLRVPAVNAAFANGGLAHCLDFDDQTPWGQHAASSVVPTAMAVSERKGSVTGADLIAAVAAGQDIFARLRCHVGWRKDWNLSSVLGIYAATAAASRVLGLSGSALQHALGIASQQSAGVMEVIAGTGSDLRALYAGFSARGAVTAALLAEKGLTGVDRLFEGPVGVFNTFFAGQYDRELMLAELGSDYRGAGTLYKTWPSVGTSHSHIHATIELMSEHDLEPEAIEEIRVFVGDYHNLMCTPLDVRRAPQTLVDAKFSLPYLIALAAVHGSVRLAHFTEEGVRDRRVRATAAKVVPVEDSSLDWKLELPPGRIEMTTTDGRTFAKHGAGYPGSPDKPTTWDDLSGKFRDCAAAAACPPPPEQVEVVIELIKNLESVADVAEISRRLA
- a CDS encoding sugar porter family MFS transporter — its product is MSDTSTPTQILTPTGGREDPRTFMLRLTVIASLGGLLFGFDTGVIAGALVYLNEDFQLTAVTEGLVVTSLLFPGATAGALLGGPIADRVGRKKSLVIAGVIFVISTVACALAPSVAFLIVARIALGYAVGVASVVVPLYLAEMAPASQRGRIVTVNQLMLVIGLFLAFVMNAVLANLINDHVVWRYMLGVAVIPAVGLLVGMLSLPDTPRWYASKKMWSEARLTLQRAHVASRVEAEYKQITAIVEADEIQGKISVFATLRSEPWMKRLILIGIILAMAQQTTGINVVMYYAPTVLEDSGLTRSASLLASVTVGITMIVCTVVGMWILGVMGRRKMMLLGFGGVAASHLGLLVTYLLPDSDLRSYLILFFMLLVTAFMVTFLGTTGFLVLSELFPLPIRGFAMGASLGGLWLANSLISFLFPILAERIGSMAVFSGFMVLNVLAALFAVRWIPETKGRTLEELEVELRDRYTGTVTERP
- a CDS encoding IclR family transcriptional regulator → MTGRYKSRSSSVASGPGFRLSGKLIQLGALASASTDLATVSERHMQALVEELSETCHVGVLEGHAAVTVALVDGSYAVRMHSWVGKRDEAHTTAMGEVLLAALPESELHALYPDGPLIRRTDTMISTAAELRKHLTVVRDSAFALDDEEYEHSLRAVAAPIHDRTGEVIAAVAISGAASRPAKPQLDSSVEKVRGCAAKISAELGAP